The sequence below is a genomic window from Lodderomyces elongisporus chromosome 2, complete sequence.
TGTTCTTCCTGGTTCGTTCAAATGTACATGAGCATCAATTAATCCGGGCATTACCACTGCAGGAGTGACATTACGATAGTCAATGAGTAAAACGTCATATTTGCGAAGTATGGGATCACCCGGAGGAAGTATACTTTTTTCCACGTGTAGAATCTTGCCTGTCTTTGTAGAATAAATGATTGTTGCAGGAATCACCTCCGAGTCGATCAACACTCTGGTGGACGATATTGCTCTAGACATGCTGCAAAACTATTgattggttttgttttgttttgtttttgtttagatttgtttttgttttcttttactcCTATGGGTGCTGCTAAATCAGGTACTTGTTTGAAATCACTAGTaactctttattttttttaatttttgttggactttttttgattgatACTAGGCTTTGAGCTTTGCAAATATCTGTTATCAATTATGAtttatttaaatttttttttggctaaTGATCTATACTGATAAGCTTTCTTATctagaagaaagagaatagaACTTATACTTTTTcccacaaaaaaaaaataaaattttataATGATAGTAAAAAATTgtagaaagaaagaatgaaaaatttttttttttgattctttctATATGCTCAAATTTTCAAACCCCAGATTGTTGAAAGCCTTCAAACTTCCACTTTGTTCAACTTTCAAATGCAAGATATACCTGTCACATTACTCAATCTGTCTGtgaattttatttaattttggcATTTGAAGCACGGAATATCATGGAAAGTAGGCGATTTagtttgtaatttttttaaaaaaaaaaaattaaaaattaaaaattaaatttggTCGGACATCACCGAGAATTGAAGATGATCAGTGACACAAAAGCGGAGCGGGCTAACCTATACACTATAGAAAAgtaggaaaggaaaaaaaaaaagaggaaattcGAGACCGGCGCCATCGGGGCAGTAGACAAAGACTTAAAAAGAATACCATTTCTTATTGATCAACTTTTAAGATTGAATGGTTAATATCGGAAAGTCATAACGAATTCAAAAGggaataataaaaatttacGTCACTCCCCTCTATTCTTCCAATTTATTTGCTATTTGCAGGGGTGTACCTGTCAGAGAAATACTCCACTCACCAGCTCACATCATACACGTCATACACATAccctcttttttcctcATAACATGCTTAGTAGATGGATCCAAATATACTCAACGTGtctaaattgaaaaatttggagaaaaaaaattttgaaaaatttgaaaaagtgaaaacaaaaacctTAAAAATGTCTATTGCACTAATAGATGTTTATAATATATAAGTCACGTGATAGTTTTtccttaaaaaaaagaaaagctgTATTTGCCCAATTCCCGTCccttatttttaattttttgttctattgcaatatatataaggaTGTAAGAATTACACAACTATAAGGAAAAGAGATAAACATATTGGAAATGTAAAATACTATGTTATATCTCTAGCATCATGTCCAAgtccaaatccaaatccaagTTTAATTTCCAATCTGTACTTGCTACTAAACTTTTATTTGTATTCGACCAAATATTTACCGCCACTTCCTTCAGTACCTTCGAGGTATGTCTTGTGCAAGTCTTCCAATTTATCTTGTCCAACATTCAAAACCTTGCTTGGGTAATCTTTCAATTTACCATCAACGTACCAATCCTGAATTTGGTCCAATactttcactttcaatTCAGGGTCgtttttcaacaactcAGTGACCCAGAAACCTGCGGTAGTGATGTTTTTGAAGATAAAGAGGGATGTTGGGATGGTCACTGGTTTCATTGACATTCCACCATAAGTCAACATCAATCCGTCTCTATCAAGTTTTCTAGCAATGCCTTGAGACGATGCACCACCAACACAATTGAGTGCAAGCTTGACTTGACCTTGAGTATCCTTCACTTGTTGTTTAAGTTGTGCACTTACTTCTCTGTCCAGGTTTTGCTTCTCTGTAATAACTTTTGTAGCACCCAACTCTTCCAACTCGCCAATTGTGCTTGTTGACTCGTGTTGGTCTCTAACAACAGAGATTGAGTTGAATCCCAAAAGCTTACCAATCTGTGAAGCATATCTACCCACTGCTGAGGTACCTCCATTCTGAACGTACCAATCTTTAGCGGGAGTGAGCTTGACATAGTGGGTCAACATGAGGTATGCAGTTGGTGGGTTAACTGAAATTGTTGCACCTTGGTTAACGGTTAATCCCTTTTTCAACTTGATGAAATCGTCTTCAGTAGCTAAGGCGTGGGTTCTCCATGTACCGAAGTTGACCTGGGCTGGAATGACCCAGTCACCAGGTTGGAAATTCTTGACATTGGAGCCTACTTTTAAAACTTCAAATAAACCTTCGTTACCACATGGAGCAGCTGGTTCTTTTGTGCCGAATTGCAAAGttttttctggttttgaTGGATAAACACCTTGGATTTGGTTGATATCAGAAGGGTTTACTGGTGAGGCAATGGTTTTCACAACAATTTGGTCTGCCGATAAATTGTCATCGTCAATGGTAAACTTTTGAGTGAACAAGACGTCCTTTGGTGGACCGTGGTTTTGGTAAACAACAGCTTGTGCAGTAATCATTGATCTCTTGAATGTCAATGGCGCCAATCTCAACATTCTTGTGTGAGAAAGGTTGAAATAAAGGGAATTGGTGGAAATGATGAGAAAAAGTGGTGAaatagtgtgtgtgtgtgggggggaggggagcaattgtaaaaaaaaaagatacttatatataaataaaatgaaatcgGATAGCACTAGTAGTAGAGTTTTAgagctaaaaaaaaaaaaaagacttactaattattattttgtatttgaattttttgcTGTAGTCTTTGAATGTGTAATCTCGCGCGGAGTTTGTTGGGAGTTGTGCCTCAATTTAGTTCCGAAAGTGGAGGTGTGGGGCTATTGCTAGAGGAAGGGAGTAGTGCGAagggaaagagagagagatcaATTATATTAGATGTAggtttgaaaacaaaaaaaaaaggcagTGCCATTATAAgttacaaaagaaagatagaAAATTCAGTATAGCCTCAAAACTTGAGTATACACTCATACAGAGCTTGACTATAATTATTGGTCTGTTGTTTGAAACTTGGTGTGCTCAATCTTTGTATCACACAGATGGAGTATCCACGAATAGCTCAGTGGCtttgtatatttatttcaatAAGATTTTTATTGAGTGGGGAAAACCATTGATGATTACTAATCCAACTCTTTTCAAGATAAGTTTAATAAACAAAGAGTCTTTTGAGTAAAGGAGAGAAACAGAATtgtccttttcttttttgatgcTCTCACACACATTGGTAACTTGATGTTGTAAAATATGTAAACTTGTCAcatccattcttttttttttttttttttttttttgttccacGTCTCTTGTTTctaattcaaaaaaaaaaaaattgctttacaaattcttcttttgttgcattttcaattttgtattttggtATGTTCCTAAAACAAAGTAGACGAGGTTGAAGAAAACCACCCACAATTCTGGCTTGACGAACTTCTGTGCCACGATAAGTGCAAAGAATGACGTGACGAGTGATGATTTGAGTACTGGAAGATAACCTTTTCTTAATCCTGCTTTAACAATTGTGTATATACGATACAATTCGTTTTTCAAGTTAAATTCTTTGCCTGGTCGGTAGTTGTTGATCAATGAAATCCACGAGACAAAGCATGCAGCAAGTGTTGGTGTTACTGTGAGTAAGGATGTGAGGATCTgtaaaattttttgttttggggTCAATGGTGCTTTAAAAATCTTGTTGATTACTGCGTACATGTTGTGACTTATTGGTGTTGCAATCAATGAGCCATAAATGATCATTTTGAGTAGTTTTGAACTAAGGACGTGTTTGACATTGATGCCGCATATTTTGGTTTCCTTATAGTCTCCAGTGACAACTGAGGCTGTAGTTTCATTGAGTCCACAAAATACACCAGCAGTTATAGATTTGGTGAGCAATGGGTACTTGACAAGGTAGGCAAGATACTGCACATTCAATGCTTGGAGTGACATTTGATGAAAGAATGGAAAGTGTGTggagaaaggaaaatggatgaaatagaaaaagaaaaagaaaaaagaaaaagaaaaaagaaaaagaaaaaaaaggaattcCAATTTAAAAGGGAAAATAGATAATGGTTAATGTCAAAGTAGTGTAGTTTTAAATAAGAATAACCTTTTTCTgaagatgttgttgttgttgttgttaaatgttgttggtgattAGGCAAATAAGATTAGGTTTAGCGGTATTATGTAAgcatgtatatatatgaaagaagtaaagtaaagtaaagagcacaaagagagagagagagagatatgTGTGTGGATATATGGATATCTCCGAAGATATTGAAATCTAGAGACGCGCAAATtcagcagttgttgttgtgttgttgtgttgttgtgtcgtttttctttttctttttttatggTTCGGACATATGATTGTGcttgtctttctctctctctctctctctctctctgtgtgtgttagtgttgttgaagttgaggggtgtgtgtgtgtgtgtaaaaaaaaagaaagggtgAGGGGAATCCAACGGAACTTTGGAGAGAATGAAAACAGTGCAAGTTATTTCCTTAAAGGGGAAAAATATCACACAatctctcttcttcttcttcttcttctttttccgtTTCAACCAATAGATAAATTGTTGTAACTGGAAAAAGTATTacatagaaaagaaagagaggaaaaaataCATATAGAGAGAACATTTATCATTCTCTGAGTATGCTTAGATTGAAAGACATCTCTTTTTATGTATGACTAGTTTTAAAAGGTAGTGCAAGGTGTATAATATATTTTGAAGAACATTGTCTATAACAagtctaattttttttttttaattctttctttctttctggCTCTATATCGTATACAAAGTcagttgtttttctttggtgAGCTGAGAAGATTGTGTAAATTTTACaaaatgtttctggtgATTCAATTTCTACTCAAATTGACGCTAAAAAAAGGGGACCAAAAACTAAGGGCtaccttttccttttctttttttttccctttctttaGATAAGTTATAAGATTGTTTGGTGAATGAGTAGATTAACCAAAGCACTATAAAAATGTTAcgttatcttttttttttgtataaaCAAACTTGGAAATCTAGGATGTTGAGTTCTATACTTTTCCTCTTGATGTATTATCTCTACTTGGGAAAGCTTTTTCTTCTAGTACTGAGCACCTGCCCCCCTCCCAcccttaaaaaaaaaaaaaaaaacattagGAAGAATTTTGAACAAATGGTAGCAATTCCCCACCCTCACCACCACCTTCTTTCCCTCACTACACGTTCTATAATTATACTTCTCTTCACATAAGTAAAGGAAGAAagtggaaagaaaaagaaaagagaacgaaaacaaaaaaagaaaaaagaaagaaaataagaaagTAAATTAAATCTACAAACAAAACTGAAAATAGAGGAGTAAAATTTGGTATCTGAATAACACACTAATCTGTCCTAGAcgttttggaaaaatctTGTGTTGAAGTTATATTCTTCCGAACTTCTTGTATATGTTAAATTGTGAAGCCATATCTGTCTGTATAAATTTAacagaaagagagaaacagagaatgagacacacacacatttaataagttttaattttaattttttacttATTTCTTGGAAGTTCAGACGTGGAGTTTATTCCTTTACAGCTCAGATTAATATTTTACAACAGCAAGcccaaacaaaacaaaacaaaattaaaggGGGAGGTGTCTTCTGTTGAGACGTGTAAGTTGAAcacaacaccaccaccaccatcattaTCAGTATAAGTATATGGAGACAAAACTTACCAAAAGTGAAGCTAAATTAAATTTCACACACAGGGTATTGGAATACAACTCTAGTATAAACATTATATATTAAGGACactttcttcatcttttttgttttcctttgttttgttttataatGGCCAGTATCATGTGCTTGGCAGAGCAAGCAATTTATGACGTCAGACAGGAAAATGAAtccctcttttttcttcttcttcttaattctttctgttgttgttgttgttgttgttgttgttgaaacaTTACATTTCAATTGACAAgtaggggggggggggaaatagacagaaaataaatttgtattggtgtttttttttcttggtCTCCATGCGGCGTTAATTTTTACCAACCAACCCCattcaaacaaagaaacaaacaaacaaacaaattcaaatttaataaaaaagagcaaacaattgacaaatttgaacaGATTTTAACCTTTTGAAGAAACAATTAAAATCATATTCAAGCTTTCGATAAAAAGTCAAAATGTGAGGGGAAAACATtaattacaaaaaaattggtaTCGAATATCAATCTACTCCAGTATGGAAAAACATTTGCacatttgttcttttcctttccacAATTTATACTATCGAGGGGAACTCCTTAAACTCAATCGAAATTTGGTTAATTACTGAAATTCATATATCTGGTGATCCACCTTCTTCCTACTCCCttccccccaaaaaaatattccGGAATGTCTTGGCTATATGTCAATACATAACTCCAGTGTTTAGGACAAAATAagtcttgttttttcttttcctttttcttttgtggaGGTACAGGTACAGTTTTAATGCTCGTGTATACGTGTGGGTGACAGAGTAAAGAAGGCATTGCCTTTGATTTATATGAAACAGGATGTTGAATTTGTCCATCGTGTACACAATCctcccaaaaaaaaatatcgTCTCCATGGtcaagaaatttttttactctttttttttttcttgattgtttttttttgcagcaatTTAAACAACGGAGGAATAGAACAGGGGataagcaaagaaaaaattgaaaaattgaaaaaaaaagtaaagagaTTAAAGTTAAACAATCAAGTACTATTATCGAAGGTTACTATTATGTTTGCCTTATTGTTCAAGAGCAATTAAGCTAATAAGCTAatttaacaaaaaaaaacaacaacaacaacttatTGACAATGCATGATTGTATATCTTCCCCACTCCATTTTCCCCATTCAATCCATTAATTTAGAGCCAAACGGCTGTGCTTGTTCTGggggaggaagaagaagaaggtggACTTACTTTTCGAAGAATCAAAATCTATATAAGAATCCAAGTTTACCCCCAATTTAGTTTCACCTTTCTTTCCTCGTCCTTTTTGTTCCTACACAACTTTATTTCAAgaaatttcttcttttgtttttttgtttctttgctcAAAGAttaagaaatagaaaaggaaaaaaaaacatatttcccaaaaaaaagatgtcTTTACAAGAGAACG
It includes:
- the ETR1_2 gene encoding mitochondrial 2-enoyl thioester reductase; translation: MLRLAPLTFKRSMITAQAVVYQNHGPPKDVLFTQKFTIDDDNLSADQIVVKTIASPVNPSDINQIQGVYPSKPEKTLQFGTKEPAAPCGNEGLFEVLKVGSNVKNFQPGDWVIPAQVNFGTWRTHALATEDDFIKLKKGLTVNQGATISVNPPTAYLMLTHYVKLTPAKDWYVQNGGTSAVGRYASQIGKLLGFNSISVVRDQHESTSTIGELEELGATKVITEKQNSDREVSAQLKQQVKDTQGQVKLALNCVGGASSQGIARKLDRDGLMLTYGGMSMKPVTIPTSLFIFKNITTAGFWVTELLKNDPELKVKVLDQIQDWYVDGKLKDYPSKVLNVGQDKLEDLHKTYLEGTEGSGGKYLVEYK